One Chryseobacterium indoltheticum DNA segment encodes these proteins:
- a CDS encoding phage holin family protein, whose translation MNLIIRLLITAIVAFLLTKILPGVHFDGFSTAIIFAIVLGLLNLVVKPILSLFGLPLTIITLGFFALVINAIIILIADYFIDSMAVDGFWWAFIFSIALSIVTSLANSMFSDGD comes from the coding sequence ATGAACTTAATTATTAGACTTCTTATAACAGCTATTGTGGCTTTTTTACTGACAAAAATTTTACCGGGTGTACATTTTGACGGCTTTTCAACGGCAATCATTTTTGCAATTGTTTTAGGACTTTTAAACCTAGTCGTGAAGCCAATTTTAAGTCTTTTTGGTTTGCCGCTTACCATTATTACTTTGGGCTTTTTTGCTTTGGTAATCAATGCTATAATTATTCTTATTGCAGATTATTTTATAGATAGTATGGCTGTAGATGGTTTTTGGTGGGCGTTTATTTTCAGTATAGCACTTTCTATAGTGACGTCGCTTGCCAATTCGATGTTTTCAGATGGAGATTAA
- a CDS encoding T9SS type B sorting domain-containing protein, protein MTKYLQIFLLLISCYAFSQAPISVKVKDAVGNENFHVTCTNDLDANGCIPLHVEYPELKQTTTYQLTQGTYDPPIPLNQGTALNANFDDIFTPKVDLPFKFCFFNQYFESVVIGSNGMVTFDLNQQGNINYPNVLWQNPNAGLPKNSIFGVYHDMVFSAADTSEIYYSTVGTAPYRKFVISYYDGRVAGCTDRSSSQIVLHETTNIVEVFVDKKLTPCPTRKFENALIGIINDTGTVGYSPASRNTGNWQALQESWKFTPNGSVIQPTVTWTNSAGQTVASGIQATLCPTQNEVYTANVVFNICGNSNLTLTDDFTLDFDLSYPISRTYTQDFCGNAPIQLNLNDFKPNVTSQNPANFNFTFHESLADAQNNQNSISTSYLLNANKVLYVRIQNPNVPGCFRVAVLTLNFLTKNLLTDSILLCDTNNDGIEQNYDLSFLNSQLFPAGTSGFSYYLSQADAQNNTNAVTTANITTNTKVWVRLQDAACTYILGPVNFTFQPGVNANSPINFSYTMCDINADNNEPFDFALNIGPLITTQPGATFTVYQTFLEAYNNSGTVIGTIKEGQYTVYIRVQIPGGCFAVVTVNLNITFTKILVNDKNEYICFNGTDDITVNLQTLSAGMLVAPSTVPVTEFYDNYLAALDGINPISPTQTITENGNFVSKTFYVRFEQSETCYTIRALNVHLVHPVIVDSNFTVCDFSNDNTEVVPLAQFSGAIIGNQNATTTFYLTQADAQNGTNPVTSVNVVGTRQLFVKINSYNCTQIYPVTISLVSTPAVNTVVNINLTNICDNNNNGVELYNLLSAQPQIYSGSNVTFTYYTSYDPSTHVFSGPIANPAEFPVQGSATVYVQVKFNNNNECFSASQLNIQMTFLPVIILTNAVLNTCDEDFNLNETFQLNDAVSQMFSASQNTYPLSDMNITYYNTLAEANAGIPSTQIGNSIVTTVSTVQVWARFQSKTNGCFSVAPIQLNTYFPPKAINSTITVCDDNLDGVYEVNLMNFTNLYVDIPNQINTFTFYLSQSDAQNGTNPIANPQNFTANPFPQQIWVKVMNIPGCDDIATINFIIGTKVVLQNSGPFLLNNVCDTLNDGIENVNLTQYQSQIFSGTNATFTYYASLADLNSGTNAIANPASYPFNQNLGSDIVYVRVSVSGLCPEIATIKISLKKVPIFEIPTQYFCPDANFSYTLEVKDHTIVSYVWTNPAGQIVSTTDTLLNAGVVGTYTVTVTSDNGCSYTATFEAKYYDVPVIQNMIASGNTYTIIATGSQPILYSIDGINWQGTNVFYNLPTGITTFYVKYVEGKCIVKQDGVILDIKNAITPNGDGQNDKWIVRNLHVFGNKMTNVKVFDRYQYLIFEQNTNTQIVWDGTISGRPIPTSSYWYVITLPDGRTFTGWILVKNSN, encoded by the coding sequence ATGACAAAATATTTACAGATTTTCTTACTGTTGATCAGTTGTTATGCCTTTTCGCAAGCTCCCATAAGTGTAAAAGTGAAAGACGCTGTTGGGAATGAAAATTTTCATGTAACGTGTACAAATGATCTCGATGCTAATGGCTGTATTCCGCTTCACGTAGAATACCCGGAGCTGAAACAAACAACGACGTACCAGCTCACGCAGGGAACGTATGATCCGCCAATTCCTCTGAATCAGGGAACGGCATTGAATGCTAATTTTGACGATATTTTTACGCCAAAAGTAGATTTGCCATTTAAATTTTGCTTTTTTAATCAATATTTTGAGTCTGTCGTCATTGGCTCAAACGGAATGGTCACTTTCGATCTGAATCAGCAGGGAAATATCAATTATCCAAATGTTCTTTGGCAAAACCCTAACGCAGGTTTACCCAAAAATTCTATTTTCGGGGTGTATCACGATATGGTTTTTTCTGCTGCAGATACATCAGAAATTTACTATTCTACAGTGGGAACGGCGCCTTACAGAAAGTTTGTAATCAGTTATTATGACGGAAGAGTTGCCGGATGTACCGATCGCTCTTCTTCACAAATTGTTTTACATGAAACCACCAATATTGTGGAAGTTTTTGTAGATAAAAAGCTCACACCGTGCCCAACCAGAAAGTTTGAAAATGCTTTGATTGGAATTATAAATGATACGGGAACGGTAGGATATTCTCCGGCTTCACGAAATACCGGAAACTGGCAGGCTTTACAGGAATCATGGAAGTTTACTCCAAACGGAAGTGTAATTCAGCCAACAGTAACATGGACTAATTCAGCAGGACAGACCGTGGCATCGGGTATTCAGGCTACTTTGTGTCCTACACAGAATGAAGTTTATACTGCTAATGTCGTTTTTAATATTTGTGGAAACAGTAATCTGACGTTAACTGATGATTTTACCCTTGATTTTGATCTTTCTTATCCTATTTCGAGAACTTATACACAAGACTTTTGTGGGAATGCTCCGATTCAGCTTAATTTAAATGATTTTAAACCTAATGTAACCTCACAAAATCCTGCGAATTTTAATTTTACATTTCACGAATCTTTAGCTGATGCACAGAATAATCAGAACAGCATTTCTACAAGCTATTTGTTGAATGCCAATAAGGTTTTATATGTGAGAATTCAGAATCCTAATGTTCCCGGATGTTTTAGGGTGGCAGTTCTTACGTTGAACTTTCTTACCAAAAATCTTTTGACAGATAGTATTTTACTTTGCGATACCAACAACGATGGAATTGAGCAGAATTATGATTTGAGTTTCTTAAACAGCCAGCTTTTTCCTGCAGGAACATCAGGATTTTCATATTATCTGTCTCAAGCTGACGCTCAAAATAATACCAATGCTGTAACTACGGCAAATATTACTACAAACACAAAAGTTTGGGTAAGATTACAGGATGCGGCATGTACTTATATTCTAGGTCCCGTAAATTTTACTTTCCAACCGGGAGTGAATGCTAATTCTCCGATTAATTTTTCATACACGATGTGTGATATTAACGCAGATAATAATGAACCTTTTGATTTTGCTTTAAATATTGGTCCTTTAATTACGACACAACCGGGCGCTACTTTCACGGTGTATCAAACTTTTCTTGAAGCCTATAATAATTCAGGAACTGTAATAGGAACGATTAAAGAAGGGCAATACACGGTGTATATCAGAGTTCAGATTCCGGGAGGATGTTTTGCAGTTGTTACCGTTAACTTAAATATCACCTTTACTAAGATTCTAGTTAATGATAAAAATGAATATATCTGCTTCAACGGAACAGATGATATTACCGTTAATCTACAAACACTTTCTGCGGGTATGCTTGTTGCTCCGTCAACGGTACCTGTTACCGAGTTTTATGATAATTATTTAGCAGCTTTAGATGGAATAAATCCTATTTCACCCACGCAAACGATTACAGAAAACGGAAATTTTGTTAGCAAAACTTTCTATGTCCGCTTTGAGCAAAGTGAAACCTGTTATACCATTAGAGCGCTTAATGTTCATTTGGTTCATCCGGTTATTGTAGATTCTAATTTTACGGTGTGTGATTTTAGTAATGATAATACTGAAGTTGTTCCCTTAGCTCAGTTTTCGGGAGCGATTATCGGAAATCAGAATGCAACCACAACGTTCTATCTTACTCAAGCTGATGCTCAAAACGGAACCAATCCTGTAACGAGTGTAAATGTTGTAGGTACGAGACAGCTTTTCGTAAAAATTAATTCTTACAATTGTACTCAGATTTATCCGGTGACCATTAGTTTGGTTTCAACTCCGGCTGTGAACACTGTTGTAAATATTAATCTGACCAATATTTGTGATAATAATAACAATGGAGTAGAGCTGTATAATCTTTTGTCTGCTCAACCTCAGATTTACAGTGGTTCAAATGTTACATTCACTTATTACACTTCATATGATCCTTCTACCCATGTTTTTTCAGGGCCTATTGCCAATCCTGCAGAATTTCCTGTTCAGGGAAGCGCAACGGTTTATGTACAAGTGAAGTTTAATAATAATAATGAATGTTTTTCTGCGTCACAATTGAATATTCAAATGACATTTTTACCGGTGATTATACTTACGAATGCTGTTTTAAATACTTGTGATGAAGATTTTAATTTAAATGAAACTTTTCAGCTTAATGATGCGGTTTCTCAAATGTTTTCAGCGTCTCAGAATACATATCCATTGTCGGATATGAACATTACGTATTACAATACTTTAGCAGAAGCCAATGCAGGAATTCCTTCCACTCAGATTGGAAACAGTATCGTAACAACAGTTTCTACGGTGCAGGTTTGGGCAAGATTCCAATCGAAAACAAATGGCTGTTTTTCAGTAGCGCCGATTCAGCTGAATACTTATTTCCCTCCAAAAGCTATTAATTCAACCATAACGGTTTGTGATGATAATCTTGATGGCGTCTACGAAGTCAATCTGATGAATTTTACCAACCTTTATGTAGATATTCCGAATCAGATCAATACATTCACTTTTTATCTTAGTCAGAGTGATGCACAAAACGGAACGAATCCGATTGCAAATCCACAAAATTTTACAGCAAATCCTTTTCCACAGCAGATTTGGGTAAAAGTGATGAATATTCCGGGATGTGATGATATCGCTACGATCAATTTTATTATTGGAACCAAAGTCGTTCTTCAAAATTCCGGTCCATTCCTTCTCAATAATGTCTGCGATACCTTAAATGACGGCATTGAAAATGTAAACCTTACTCAATATCAATCGCAAATTTTCTCAGGGACTAATGCTACTTTTACTTATTATGCTTCTTTAGCTGATTTAAATTCAGGAACGAATGCCATTGCAAACCCGGCGAGTTATCCTTTTAATCAAAATTTAGGATCAGATATCGTGTATGTGAGAGTAAGCGTTTCTGGATTATGTCCTGAAATAGCAACCATTAAAATATCACTTAAGAAGGTTCCTATTTTTGAGATCCCAACACAGTATTTCTGTCCGGATGCAAACTTCAGCTATACTTTAGAAGTAAAAGATCACACAATTGTAAGTTATGTATGGACAAATCCTGCAGGGCAAATAGTTTCTACTACAGATACTCTTCTTAATGCAGGAGTGGTAGGGACCTACACCGTAACAGTAACTTCAGATAACGGATGTTCTTACACTGCGACTTTTGAAGCAAAATATTATGATGTTCCGGTCATTCAGAATATGATTGCGAGCGGTAATACTTATACGATAATAGCGACCGGTTCACAGCCGATCCTCTATTCAATTGACGGTATTAATTGGCAGGGAACTAATGTTTTTTACAATCTGCCGACAGGAATTACAACATTTTACGTGAAATATGTAGAAGGAAAATGTATTGTAAAACAGGACGGAGTTATTTTAGATATTAAAAATGCAATTACACCAAACGGAGACGGGCAAAATGATAAATGGATCGTCAGAAACCTTCATGTTTTCGGAAACAAAATGACGAATGTAAAAGTGTTTGACCGTTATCAGTATTTAATTTTCGAGCAAAATACCAATACTCAGATTGTTTGGGACGGAACCATTTCAGGAAGACCAATACCGACCTCAAGTTATTGGTATGTCATCACACTTCCGGATGGAAGAACGTTTACGGGATGGATCCTTGTGAAAAATAGTAATTAA
- a CDS encoding urocanate hydratase, translated as MTFQEQIQQGIPSELPQPKPYETNINHAPKRKEILTDEEKKLALKNALRYFEPKFHAELIQEFKKELDEFGRIYMYRFRPDYEMKARDIAEYPGKSEQAKAIMLMIQNNLDYAVAQHPHELITYGGNGAVFSNWAQYLLTMKYLSEMTDEQTLTMYSGHPMGLFPSHKDAPRVVVTNGMMIPNYSKPDDWEKFNALGVTQYGQMTAGSYMYIGPQGIVHGTTITVLNAFRKINKEPQGGLFVTSGLGGMSGAQPKAGNIAGCVTVIAEVNPKITRIRHDQGWVNEIHENLDELVERVRKAQETQEVVSLAYLGNIVEVWEKFDQENLRIDIGSDQTSLHNPWAGGYYPVGISFEESNIMMAENPELFKEKVQETLRRHAAAINKHTEKGTYFFDYGNAFLLEASRAGADVMSENPTLGREFKFPSYVQDIMGPMCFDYGFGPFRWVCTSGKPEDLQKTDEIACRVLEEMIQNSPEEIQQQMKDNIQWIKGAQENKLVVGSQARILYADAEGRMKIAEAFNKAIKNGEIGAVVLGRDHHDVSGTDSPYRETSNIYDGSRFTADMAIHNVIGDSFRGATWVSIHNGGGVGWGEVINGGFGMLLDGSNDADRRLKSMLFWDVNNGISRRSWARNEGAVFAIKRAMEIEPNLKVTLPNFVDDSLF; from the coding sequence ATGACTTTCCAAGAACAGATACAGCAAGGTATTCCAAGCGAATTACCTCAGCCAAAACCATACGAAACCAATATCAATCACGCTCCGAAACGTAAAGAAATTTTAACGGATGAAGAGAAAAAACTCGCTCTGAAAAATGCTTTACGTTATTTTGAACCAAAGTTTCATGCAGAATTAATTCAAGAGTTTAAAAAAGAACTCGATGAGTTCGGAAGAATTTATATGTATCGTTTTCGTCCGGATTATGAAATGAAAGCGAGAGATATTGCAGAATATCCGGGAAAATCTGAGCAGGCAAAAGCGATCATGCTGATGATTCAGAACAATTTGGATTATGCGGTTGCTCAACATCCACACGAACTGATCACTTACGGTGGAAATGGTGCGGTGTTCTCCAACTGGGCACAGTATCTTTTGACGATGAAATATTTGTCTGAAATGACAGACGAACAAACATTGACGATGTATTCAGGTCATCCGATGGGATTATTTCCTTCACATAAAGATGCACCAAGAGTTGTGGTAACCAACGGAATGATGATCCCGAATTATTCTAAACCGGATGATTGGGAAAAGTTCAATGCTTTAGGTGTGACGCAGTACGGACAAATGACGGCAGGATCTTATATGTACATCGGTCCGCAGGGAATTGTTCACGGAACAACGATTACGGTGTTGAATGCTTTCAGAAAGATTAATAAAGAACCACAAGGTGGATTGTTCGTTACTTCAGGTTTGGGCGGAATGTCCGGAGCGCAGCCAAAAGCAGGAAATATTGCAGGTTGCGTTACAGTAATTGCAGAAGTGAACCCAAAGATCACCAGAATCCGTCATGATCAGGGATGGGTAAATGAAATTCATGAAAACCTTGATGAATTGGTAGAAAGAGTAAGAAAAGCTCAGGAAACTCAAGAAGTTGTTTCTCTGGCTTATCTTGGAAATATCGTTGAGGTTTGGGAAAAATTCGATCAGGAAAATTTAAGAATAGATATTGGTTCAGATCAGACCTCGCTTCATAATCCTTGGGCGGGAGGTTATTATCCTGTCGGGATCTCATTTGAAGAATCGAATATAATGATGGCAGAAAACCCTGAATTATTCAAAGAAAAAGTTCAGGAAACTTTGAGAAGACACGCTGCAGCGATCAATAAACATACAGAAAAAGGAACCTATTTCTTTGATTACGGAAATGCATTTTTATTGGAAGCTTCAAGAGCCGGAGCTGATGTAATGTCTGAAAATCCGACATTGGGAAGAGAGTTTAAATTCCCTTCTTATGTTCAGGATATTATGGGACCGATGTGTTTTGATTATGGTTTCGGGCCGTTCCGTTGGGTTTGCACAAGCGGAAAACCTGAAGATCTGCAGAAAACAGATGAAATTGCTTGCCGAGTTTTAGAAGAAATGATCCAGAATTCTCCGGAAGAGATCCAACAGCAGATGAAGGATAATATTCAGTGGATCAAAGGGGCGCAAGAAAATAAATTGGTGGTTGGTTCACAGGCGAGAATTTTGTACGCCGATGCAGAAGGAAGAATGAAGATCGCAGAAGCTTTCAACAAAGCTATTAAAAACGGAGAAATCGGAGCGGTAGTTTTGGGTAGAGATCATCACGATGTTTCGGGGACAGATTCACCGTACAGAGAGACTTCCAATATTTATGACGGTTCGAGATTTACGGCAGATATGGCGATTCACAATGTGATCGGTGACAGTTTCCGTGGGGCAACCTGGGTGAGTATTCACAATGGAGGCGGCGTTGGTTGGGGCGAAGTGATCAACGGTGGTTTCGGAATGTTATTGGATGGAAGCAATGACGCCGACAGAAGATTAAAATCGATGCTTTTCTGGGACGTCAACAACGGAATTTCCAGACGAAGCTGGGCAAGAAATGAAGGTGCTGTTTTTGCGATTAAAAGAGCGATGGAAATAGAGCCGAATTTGAAAGTAACGTTGCCGAATTTTGTGGATGACAGTCTTTTTTAA
- a CDS encoding XAC2610-related protein — protein MKRIIVFLVLTSIISCHKHLETQKTTSTKINTSAMVKNDIPAQDSIFENEIICDSVYQNKNYKIVLRHFSREKGYDENDKNTVFIFSKKINGKYEELLRDSIESHVGAYEFQDFNGDKIKDILIQNISDIRSNWTYYLYLVDLKNDRLTKVKNFNQIKNPHYLPQNNLIDNEVMSGRNWTSFYQIKKDTVFDFGYVIYNGEDGNGNAVDFDKEYDKTLSKVLKNKNYK, from the coding sequence ATGAAAAGAATAATTGTGTTTTTAGTTTTAACTTCGATAATTTCCTGTCATAAACATCTGGAAACACAAAAGACTACATCCACAAAAATAAATACTTCTGCAATGGTAAAGAATGATATTCCTGCACAAGATTCAATTTTTGAAAATGAGATAATTTGCGACTCAGTATATCAAAACAAAAATTATAAAATTGTTTTAAGACATTTTTCACGGGAAAAAGGCTATGATGAGAACGATAAAAATACAGTCTTCATTTTCAGTAAAAAAATAAACGGAAAGTATGAAGAACTTTTACGTGATTCTATTGAATCTCATGTCGGAGCTTATGAATTTCAGGATTTTAATGGAGATAAAATTAAAGATATCCTTATTCAGAATATTTCTGACATCAGAAGCAATTGGACGTATTATTTATACCTAGTAGATCTTAAAAATGACAGACTGACGAAGGTTAAAAATTTTAATCAGATTAAAAACCCACATTATTTGCCTCAAAATAATTTAATCGACAACGAAGTAATGTCAGGAAGAAACTGGACGTCTTTTTATCAGATCAAGAAAGATACGGTTTTCGATTTCGGATATGTGATCTATAATGGCGAAGATGGTAACGGAAATGCTGTTGATTTTGATAAAGAATATGATAAAACGCTGTCGAAAGTTCTTAAAAATAAAAATTATAAATAA
- a CDS encoding DUF4365 domain-containing protein yields MNRYNPTERLGVNETEKIVIQNLGWIFREQPIVDVGLDAIIEQVENGEPTGRFIAVQIKSGSGNFYKTQKGLSHYVTNIHYNYWLNLSIPIILIAHIPEEGKTYWQEITEKNFKKTKKRWKIDIPFTQEFNENSDKKLKKIASDKSDERLFNVYIGRAHSDDIEDIAEDLNSITDATFCINNISAIINLQSEDVQKRTEKLKLLTENMSLNYSSEKSKLYKALSQKMNLTSKRIQIEVELFAQVYSVGISAFEKLLNNLNNLNLKLEDFVENTVEIKNIPNSIDYAIREYTNLRQTLIEMPSYNFSFFKEAKKQQVEVLSLFLFELTEASQMTKKIFNNL; encoded by the coding sequence ATGAATAGATATAATCCAACTGAAAGATTAGGAGTTAATGAAACTGAAAAAATTGTAATCCAAAATCTTGGATGGATATTTCGTGAACAACCAATTGTTGATGTAGGATTGGATGCTATAATTGAACAAGTTGAAAATGGTGAACCAACCGGAAGGTTTATAGCTGTTCAAATTAAAAGTGGTTCAGGAAATTTTTATAAAACTCAAAAAGGATTATCTCATTATGTTACTAATATACATTATAATTATTGGTTAAATCTGAGTATACCAATAATTCTTATAGCACATATTCCAGAAGAAGGAAAAACATACTGGCAAGAAATTACAGAGAAGAATTTTAAGAAAACGAAGAAGAGATGGAAGATCGATATTCCATTCACGCAAGAATTTAATGAAAATTCTGACAAAAAACTCAAAAAAATAGCTTCCGATAAAAGTGATGAGAGGCTATTTAATGTATATATTGGTAGAGCACACTCTGATGATATTGAAGATATAGCTGAAGATTTAAATTCAATTACAGATGCTACTTTTTGTATTAATAATATATCAGCAATCATTAATTTACAGAGTGAGGATGTCCAGAAAAGAACTGAAAAATTAAAACTATTAACCGAAAATATGTCGTTGAATTACAGTTCTGAAAAATCAAAACTTTACAAAGCTCTGTCACAAAAAATGAATTTAACCTCAAAGAGAATTCAAATTGAAGTTGAATTATTTGCTCAGGTATACTCGGTGGGAATTAGTGCTTTTGAAAAGCTATTAAATAATTTAAATAATCTTAATCTAAAACTTGAAGACTTTGTAGAAAACACAGTCGAAATTAAGAATATTCCTAATAGTATTGATTATGCTATTAGAGAATATACTAACTTACGACAAACCCTTATTGAAATGCCTTCATATAATTTCAGCTTTTTTAAAGAAGCAAAAAAACAACAAGTTGAAGTTTTAAGTTTATTTTTGTTTGAGTTAACCGAGGCAAGTCAGATGACAAAAAAAATCTTTAACAATTTATAG
- a CDS encoding type II toxin-antitoxin system RelE/ParE family toxin — MKINFSDESLSDLRNIEEYLLEKWNDKIYDDFLTKFAEIIEIISAGNVVFQKYENTDYHRILITKHNTLIYTIENNVLKIIKILQNFQDPDNNYESLK, encoded by the coding sequence ATGAAAATAAACTTCTCTGATGAGTCACTTTCAGATTTAAGAAATATTGAAGAATATCTTCTTGAAAAATGGAATGATAAAATTTATGATGATTTTCTAACAAAATTTGCAGAAATCATCGAAATAATTTCTGCGGGAAATGTGGTTTTTCAAAAATATGAGAATACAGATTATCACAGGATTTTAATTACAAAACACAATACTCTCATCTACACTATTGAAAATAATGTTTTAAAGATTATTAAAATCCTTCAAAACTTCCAAGATCCTGATAACAATTACGAATCACTGAAATAA
- a CDS encoding NAD(P)-binding domain-containing protein: protein MKKLGIIGCGWLGNHIAERLSNQYEIYATTTTESKVEDLQSKGYHTTLVSFPNELNPEMKEWDAAKKLDAVIISVPFSGIRGAQIPMNDKRENLLNFLGDFKGQLFLTSSTGVYPETEKDFTEDDKPAQEVESESFFLDKFPQTNILRLAGLMGDQRLLKNYNISNIDQLVNHIHYADICSVVEKMLDNHSESKVYNVVAPIHPNKEEVINAQKDLPYEGTRTTVGRTISPNKLIEELDFEFQYPDPRYFHLEDVQG from the coding sequence ATGAAAAAACTAGGCATCATCGGCTGCGGTTGGCTCGGAAATCACATTGCAGAACGATTATCAAACCAATATGAAATCTATGCAACCACGACTACAGAATCAAAGGTTGAAGATCTACAATCTAAAGGGTATCACACCACTTTAGTCAGTTTTCCTAATGAATTGAATCCAGAGATGAAAGAATGGGATGCAGCAAAAAAACTGGATGCAGTTATCATCAGTGTTCCGTTTTCGGGAATCAGAGGTGCTCAAATTCCTATGAATGACAAACGTGAAAACTTGCTGAATTTTCTTGGAGATTTTAAAGGCCAATTGTTTTTGACAAGTTCGACGGGCGTTTATCCTGAAACTGAAAAAGACTTTACAGAAGACGATAAACCTGCACAAGAAGTAGAAAGTGAAAGTTTTTTCTTAGATAAATTTCCACAGACCAATATTTTAAGATTGGCCGGGTTGATGGGAGATCAGAGACTTTTGAAGAATTATAATATTTCAAATATAGATCAGTTGGTGAATCATATTCATTATGCAGATATTTGCTCGGTGGTAGAAAAAATGTTAGACAATCATTCTGAATCTAAAGTGTACAATGTGGTTGCGCCAATTCATCCAAACAAAGAAGAAGTGATTAATGCTCAGAAAGATCTGCCTTACGAAGGAACTCGAACGACAGTTGGAAGAACGATTTCTCCAAACAAATTAATTGAAGAGTTGGATTTTGAATTTCAATATCCTGACCCGAGGTATTTTCATCTTGAAGATGTTCAGGGATAA
- a CDS encoding VOC family protein yields the protein MKKQNLLRMDNVGIVVESLDETISFFLELGLELEGRSMIEGEWAGRVTGLGNQSVEIAMMVTPDGNSRLELSKFINPKVIEDHRNAPVNALGYLRVMFAVADLDDTLNRLYKHGAQLVEEVVDYQNIYKLCYIRGPEGILIGLAEKIENNKD from the coding sequence ATGAAAAAACAGAATTTACTTAGAATGGACAATGTGGGAATCGTTGTAGAATCTCTCGACGAAACGATTTCTTTTTTTCTCGAACTTGGTCTGGAGCTGGAAGGAAGATCAATGATTGAAGGCGAATGGGCCGGTCGTGTAACAGGTCTTGGTAATCAATCGGTAGAAATTGCTATGATGGTTACCCCAGACGGAAACAGCAGACTGGAGCTATCTAAATTCATTAATCCGAAAGTAATCGAAGATCATCGCAACGCTCCCGTAAATGCCTTAGGTTATTTACGTGTTATGTTTGCCGTTGCAGACTTAGACGATACGCTCAACAGACTTTATAAACATGGCGCCCAACTTGTGGAAGAAGTCGTTGATTATCAAAATATATATAAACTTTGTTACATTCGTGGTCCTGAAGGAATTCTTATCGGACTGGCTGAAAAAATTGAAAACAACAAAGACTAA
- a CDS encoding TonB-dependent receptor plug domain-containing protein, translating to MKITIPKPCDEKWESMTPQEKGRFCAVCSKTVRDFTNDSDDEILDYFSDSSSQNACGNFYESQLNRNMHYSIINSLFSKFAIGFILTAVGIVSVNAQENDSVKTSALASLQGKISCLTVNQNNAYSSPRIMGRGAPSSIQGSNEPLWVIDGEIVKTKTLKDFDPNKIKKMNIIKGNQATALYGTKARNGVVIIKLKKEFRKKN from the coding sequence ATGAAAATTACGATACCAAAGCCTTGTGATGAAAAATGGGAAAGCATGACTCCACAGGAAAAAGGAAGATTCTGTGCTGTCTGTTCAAAAACCGTCAGAGATTTTACGAATGATTCTGATGATGAAATTTTAGACTATTTTTCTGATTCTTCATCTCAAAATGCCTGCGGAAACTTTTACGAATCTCAGCTTAATAGAAATATGCATTATTCAATAATCAACTCACTTTTTTCAAAGTTTGCCATCGGTTTTATCTTAACAGCCGTTGGAATTGTTTCTGTAAATGCTCAGGAAAATGATTCAGTAAAGACTTCGGCTCTTGCCAGTCTTCAAGGGAAAATATCTTGTTTAACAGTTAATCAAAACAATGCTTATTCTTCACCTCGAATAATGGGAAGAGGCGCACCTTCATCCATTCAGGGAAGCAACGAACCTTTATGGGTAATTGATGGCGAAATTGTGAAAACTAAAACCTTAAAAGATTTTGATCCTAATAAAATTAAGAAAATGAATATTATCAAGGGAAATCAGGCAACTGCACTTTACGGAACTAAGGCGCGTAATGGAGTAGTCATTATTAAACTGAAAAAAGAATTTAGAAAGAAAAATTAA
- a CDS encoding DoxX family protein codes for MKSETIKTIAKYGLGAMLITAGIGHLTFARKEFQAQVPNWVPLEKDDTVVYSGIAEIALGTAIIATPKKYESIVGKIAGTFFTAVFPGNIAQYKNDRNSFGLNTDGKRLARLFMQPLLMFWALKSTEK; via the coding sequence ATGAAATCAGAAACCATCAAAACCATCGCAAAATATGGTCTCGGAGCCATGTTGATTACAGCAGGAATCGGTCACCTCACATTTGCAAGAAAAGAATTTCAGGCGCAGGTTCCCAATTGGGTTCCGCTGGAAAAAGATGATACCGTTGTTTATTCAGGGATTGCAGAGATTGCTTTAGGAACAGCTATTATCGCCACTCCAAAAAAGTATGAATCTATTGTGGGGAAAATTGCAGGAACTTTTTTCACTGCCGTTTTTCCGGGAAATATTGCGCAATATAAAAACGATCGAAACAGTTTCGGCCTAAATACCGACGGAAAGAGACTAGCCCGATTATTTATGCAGCCGTTACTCATGTTCTGGGCATTAAAATCAACAGAAAAATAA